One segment of Carcharodon carcharias isolate sCarCar2 chromosome 18 unlocalized genomic scaffold, sCarCar2.pri SUPER_18_unloc_1, whole genome shotgun sequence DNA contains the following:
- the LOC121273419 gene encoding G-protein coupled receptor 15-like, translating to MATADLLVVCAEAILKNTLDIYFPILFLTTSTVCHLTLTLFNVVTSASVWFTVVFTIDRFVVICCKKLRKQYCTETTAVAVISVVSVLSCLINIPWFFAYEPAYIMQNGNSGCVLKQTFFISAEWVAFDLFTLTLTPCVPFILILLLNLLTARRILAASKVRKGLRGCSNGEHHKDSVIESRRKSIILLFSITGSFILLWTTPLTYSISLRVTSTSNSGTYKLESVGFMLGVLSCCINPFIYVLTQAKFREELKSGMKYLVKLCVKLCKLQLKTH from the coding sequence ATGGCCACAGCAGATCTTCTCGTTGTTTGTGCTGAAGCCATTCTGAAGAATACGCTGGATATATATTTCCCTATTTTATTCTTGACCACGAGCACGGTGTGCCATCTAACATTGACACTGTTTAATGTAGTCACATCAGCCTCTGTCTGGTTCACAGTGGTGTTCACCATCGATCGTTTTGTTGTCATATGTTGTAAGAAGCTGCGCAAACAATATTGCAcggaaacaacagcagtagctGTCATTTCAGTGGTGAGTGTGTTGAGTTGTTTGATAAACATTCCCTGGTTCTTTGCCTATGAACCTGCATATATAATGCAAAATGGAAATAGTGGTTGTGTCCTCAAACAGACATTTTTCATTTCTGCCGAATGGGTCGCATTTGACTTGTTTACTCTTACCTTGACCCCATGTGTTCCATTCATTCTAATTTTGTTGCTAAATCTTTTGACGGCTAGACGTATTTTGGCGGCCAGTAAAGTTCGCAAGGGCCTCCGTGGATGCAGCAATGGAGAACATCACAAGGACTCTGTAATAGAAAGCCGAAGAAAGTCCATTATTTTACTCTTCAGTATAACCGGCAGCTTTATATTGCTCTGGACAACTCCACTTACATATTCTATCTCTCTGCGTGTAACAAGCACATCGAATTCTGGCACATATAAGCTTGAGTCAGTTGGATTCATGCTAGGGGTCCTCAGTTGTTGCATAAATCCATTCATTTATGTGCTGACACAGGCTAAGTTTAGGGAGGAGCTGAAGAGTGGAATGAAGTACCTTGTGAAACTGTGCGTAAAACTATGCAAATTACAGCTGAAAACCCATTGA